The following are encoded in a window of Methylicorpusculum oleiharenae genomic DNA:
- a CDS encoding protein-methionine-sulfoxide reductase heme-binding subunit MsrQ, which translates to MKVSTLTVKCMVFAICVSPFMVMLWNAYSNSLGPNPVETMTHFSGLWTLRFLLITLTLTPIKMIYPKSGIIKYRRMLGLFTFFYATLHFLIFLAFEHGFSVRYILEDILTSPIVDVGLLAYILLIPLALTSTNEMMRKLGKAWKKMHISVYVIGMLSILHFALSEKADITNPLFYASILLILLTIRGVVRNRTQKGPKKNNDA; encoded by the coding sequence ATGAAAGTTTCAACTTTGACAGTCAAGTGCATGGTTTTTGCGATATGCGTGTCGCCTTTCATGGTGATGCTCTGGAACGCCTACAGCAACTCGCTGGGACCAAATCCGGTCGAAACAATGACGCATTTCAGCGGTTTATGGACTCTGCGTTTTTTGCTGATAACGCTGACCTTGACCCCGATAAAAATGATCTATCCCAAGTCAGGGATTATCAAATACCGTCGGATGTTGGGTTTGTTCACTTTCTTTTATGCCACGCTCCACTTCCTGATTTTTTTAGCATTTGAACACGGCTTCAGTGTCCGTTATATCCTGGAAGATATCCTGACCAGTCCTATCGTTGATGTGGGACTGCTCGCTTACATTCTGCTGATTCCATTGGCGTTGACGTCAACCAACGAGATGATGCGCAAGTTGGGTAAGGCCTGGAAAAAAATGCATATTTCCGTCTATGTGATCGGCATGTTGAGTATTCTTCATTTTGCCTTGTCCGAAAAAGCGGATATCACTAACCCTCTTTTCTATGCCTCCATTCTTTTGATTCTATTAACCATCCGAGGCGTTGTCCGAAACCGGACGCAAAAAGGGCCTAAAAAGAACAATGACGCCTGA
- a CDS encoding NAD(P)/FAD-dependent oxidoreductase: MTKNKEHIVQPLKVVILGGGYAGLSALITLRKQSPDTVITLIDPRPHHLIITRLHETVHRPLDSIRIAYSELAKRFNFEHVQQSLSINESLLQHWQNEQIIKLESGELPFNYLIIAVGAANSGTENDDPDIFDLNKLTRQSAAQRLEQFIAEPSVEKPVINIVGAGPTGIQFVFEIDHILKQVHADYQLNIIDGHARLLKAFPRAVGDYVQKRLVEKNIKLFSNAFYSGIQSGVLILKDRQTDQPTELPKGLTFLFLGKAPDIMLHANSSGQVVLNKAVLTRIFTAGDCSHFDEMGTNGMTSQAALRKGRSVAKNLLLHAGLIRFCLPYMHQDIGYLMSLGPGDAVGWVARKATIISGLPAYVAKEGIELQYDLLLSGIDSYLP; this comes from the coding sequence ATGACAAAAAATAAGGAACACATCGTTCAACCGCTTAAAGTCGTGATTCTGGGCGGCGGTTATGCGGGTTTATCGGCATTGATCACTTTGCGTAAGCAGTCGCCGGATACCGTTATTACGCTGATTGACCCTCGTCCCCATCATCTGATCATCACGCGTTTACACGAAACGGTTCATCGTCCGCTGGATAGCATTCGCATTGCTTATTCCGAATTGGCAAAACGCTTTAATTTTGAGCATGTACAGCAATCACTGAGTATCAACGAGAGTCTGTTGCAGCATTGGCAGAATGAGCAAATCATTAAGCTGGAGTCAGGCGAGCTGCCTTTTAATTATCTGATCATTGCAGTGGGTGCGGCGAACTCCGGCACAGAAAATGATGATCCTGATATTTTTGATTTGAACAAACTGACTCGGCAGTCTGCCGCACAGCGTCTGGAACAATTTATTGCTGAACCGTCTGTTGAAAAGCCGGTTATCAACATTGTGGGGGCCGGACCAACGGGGATTCAGTTTGTATTTGAAATCGATCATATTTTGAAACAAGTGCATGCCGATTATCAGCTGAATATAATCGATGGTCATGCCCGTTTATTGAAGGCTTTTCCTCGTGCGGTAGGCGACTATGTGCAAAAACGGCTGGTTGAAAAAAATATCAAATTGTTTAGCAACGCCTTTTATTCAGGCATCCAAAGCGGTGTGCTCATACTAAAAGACCGCCAAACTGATCAGCCGACTGAATTACCCAAAGGGCTGACTTTTTTGTTTTTAGGCAAAGCCCCGGACATAATGTTGCATGCCAACAGTTCCGGACAAGTGGTATTGAACAAAGCGGTGTTGACGCGCATCTTTACGGCAGGCGATTGTTCTCATTTTGATGAGATGGGGACAAACGGAATGACCTCGCAAGCGGCACTCAGAAAAGGCCGGTCTGTTGCTAAAAACCTGTTGTTACATGCCGGACTTATCCGGTTTTGCTTGCCTTACATGCATCAGGATATCGGCTATTTGATGAGCTTGGGACCCGGCGATGCGGTCGGCTGGGTCGCGCGAAAAGCAACAATTATCAGCGGTCTTCCTGCTTATGTGGCAAAAGAAGGGATTGAATTGCAATATGACCTGTTGTTATCAGGAATTGACAGTTATCTGCCTTAA
- a CDS encoding CIA30 family protein produces the protein MLLNFNDADEKYFWLTINDNVMGGVSKGRIELLQSQMLLFRGYLSLDNNGGFVSVRRQLTHAALAGYSGIMLRVKGDGRAYQLRVRTDDQYDGIAYRSVFSTYANQWLTLTQPFSLFRASFRGRILPTAPVLDPAQIRQLGFLLADKKQGFFHLEVAWIQSY, from the coding sequence ATGTTATTGAATTTCAATGATGCTGATGAAAAATACTTTTGGCTGACGATCAATGACAATGTCATGGGCGGTGTGTCAAAAGGGCGGATAGAGCTTTTGCAAAGCCAGATGCTTTTGTTCAGAGGTTATTTGTCTCTGGATAATAATGGCGGTTTTGTTTCGGTACGCAGGCAGTTGACCCATGCCGCTTTGGCGGGTTACAGCGGAATTATGCTGCGTGTCAAAGGCGACGGCCGGGCTTATCAATTACGCGTGAGAACGGATGATCAGTATGACGGTATCGCTTATCGTTCGGTGTTTTCAACCTATGCGAATCAATGGTTAACGCTGACTCAACCCTTCTCGCTCTTTCGAGCCAGCTTCAGGGGGCGTATTCTGCCAACTGCTCCGGTTTTGGACCCGGCGCAAATCAGACAACTGGGTTTTTTGCTGGCCGATAAAAAACAGGGTTTTTTTCATCTTGAGGTCGCCTGGATACAATCTTATTGA